The following DNA comes from Triplophysa dalaica isolate WHDGS20190420 chromosome 10, ASM1584641v1, whole genome shotgun sequence.
TCCATAATAAGTGCATTCCTAAACTTAGAGAACAGTTTTTACGTTTTTTAAAAGGAGGACATGCCTTGATCTATTGTTTGTAATACAAGAACCCATATGAACTCTTACCAAACGGAAAAGTGCTAATCCCTCAGTTTAAAAAAACCCTAATGCTGATCTAAGCACCAGTTCGGTTTCGTAAAATGTTCCTCTTGACCGTGTTCCCTGTTTTTGttgaataaacacaaaagaaagtacGACAAGAAGGTTTTATGgatcttttttatttgagtaagaAAATTCGAAGTGCCCACGACAAACCCACCAAATATCTTCCAGCCCCAGAAGTCTGAAGTATTTACATCACAAATGCAGTTTTGATTTTGTACGACTCATTTCAATCGTCTTTCTCATCCCGAGATACTGTTAGATCCACAGTTGAAAGTAAAGGGCGACTCGTTTGGGCTGGGGTCATCCCGCCaaggttttaaatatttaaaatatttacagtgcGGCAATTCAGAGACTCCATAATCCTGCACGTGTTTGATGGCGGGTACATGGAGCGTGAAGTGATCGGAGACATCTCCAATGTTCAGCAATCACATGACGAATTAAAAAAACACGAGTCTGTTACAACAGCTTCCGATTCATCTTCAAAAAATAGACTCAAATCACCAAATGAAGAAAACGTCATCCTGATTTCTTCCTTCGAAGCGTTTCcgtgaacaaaaaagaaatctgTCAATAAATACAATCACTGCAGAAACATGATGAAGTCGTAGACAGACAAACCCGTTTGCGGCGCAGAGACACAATGGGACTTTAATATGTAGAAGTTTCAGATCCGTTGAGGTGAATCAAACAGATGTGATGACAATCATGAGGTGTGGAGAGATGCTGGAGATTTGGCTGAGAAGATCCGGCGCAAGCCGTGAAAGGTGACCCTCAGAAAACTCGCACGGTGGAAATATCTGCAAAACGTAGGCAGGCTACAGAAAGGAGGAGAGCAAGCATTTCGATTACTTTTTGTTGACATCCTGAACAATGACTGAATGAAGCCAGAAAAAGCACACACCTGATTGGAGCCAGGATTGGGGACGTTGATGATGCCCGCCGCCAGTTTGGCCTGCAGGTAATTGATGAAGGCGGATTTGAGTGCTTGTGTCTGGTTCAACACGTCTTCCTGATTGAGACCACAGGGCATCGCCAACAGCAGGCAGAAATCAGTTTCACCCTGACacaccacaacacacacattcttttaaTACTTTAGACATACAATCATCCACATGACACATTTCACTAAGTCACACTTTCACTGGTTACGTACAGTCATTCTGCGCGTGACTCCCTCTAACTGCTGCGCCTCCAGTCGCATCCTCTGCACAATGCGCAGAATCCCACCACTTTCTGGAACAGGCAAAGACCTCAGGCCGAGAGCTTTGTTTCCACAGAGAAAGTGCAGTTGAACAGCTGCCGTGTCATTCTTAAGCGCCAGCAGGCCTTGCCACACGATGGGGTACTTCTGcacatcacaacacaaacagGAAGTTTTCAACCATTCACCAATAAAACTAACTTTAACCCCTGCGACAATGTCACTCACATTAAGAAGCTGCACCATGTTCACAGGCTGATGTCCACCTGGCTCTACTTTAGCTTCAGCCTGTGATTGGTTTGTCTCTGGCTCTTGAAcaccctttaaaaacaaaacgagCACAAATGTATAAAGTACACATGTACagcactgaacacacacacacatggctgAAAATAAAACTCACCTGCGATGGTGGGACGCTGATTCCCAGTGAAGAACTGTCAGGGAATTGAGAATGGGCGGGCCGTAGGTTCTTATACACAGGGGAATATTCATTAAACGACGCCCCGCCTCCTGCTGCCATCAGCTGGACCCTCTGAGGAGAGGCTATGGGAGGCATCGCGCCACGGATGGCCATCATTCCTTCTTTAGCAGACGGTGACGCCGCCCTCTTCAGTTCGGATATTTTTGCTGCGTCCTTCTCAGACACTCCCTTTGATAACATCTGCGGCCGGGGAGAAAGAGATGCTGCCATGCTGGTGGGAGTTGAAGAAGCTGGTTGGTTCTCAGGGGGCATGTGACCCTGGTGTAACTCTGCAGCTGGACGATCGCTCTGCTGGTGGTGCATGAGCACTCGCATGTCTCTTGGAGCAATGTTGAAGCGATCGAGCGGAAGGCCGCTGTGAAGGGCTCCGCGGTATTCTGCTGGTATGGATTCTGCTTTCAGCTGTGCGGCGGGCGGTCTCCCGAGAGTGGGATGGAAACGTCTGGCCTCGTCCTCCCCTCCATCAAGACTCCTCGCATTTGCTGGGTTAACCTTGAGCACCATTTCCCTGTTCCCAACGGCCTGAGGGGAAGTGGGACGCTGCTGGCCAGGAGGCCAGGAAGAACCGAGGCTCTCAGAGTGAATCCCATAGTTCatcatagagagaggaggcgtGTTCACTCGTACCTCGCCCTGAGTAAGGTGTCCTATCGGGCCGACGCGGTGCGGCGACATTCTGCCGATGCTGCCATGAGCATTGTGTGGAGGCATGATGACAGATTGCTCCGAATGATGGACATACTGGGGCAGAGAGGGCATTCCAGACGGATGGACCATAGACACACCTTTGGGAGACGAAGAGCCAATAGGGGACGATACCTTGGCGAACGGAGAATGAGGGTGTCCGGATTTGCGTGGGGATCGCGGCTCTTGTTTCGACTGAATGAGTGACGGAGCTCGGTCTGTGGGCGTGCCAGACATGAACCCAACATGATTTCCTGCAGCTGAAGGAAGATGTGGGGTTAAAGCAGGGCTTATAGTTGGGACCCAGGCTGGTGTGACACGCTCGTCCACGCTTAGGGACTCATCTCCTTTCTTGGGATGCTTCATCACCATGGGGTATTCTGCGTGATGGTAGCCCATGACCTGCGATGGACCAGCGGTTTGTTGCAATCTTTTAACAACCCCACTTTGGACTGGCGTGTAAGGGGATTCTAGTTTGTCCAGAGCAGAGTCTTGCTTGATAGAAAGGTTCAGCTGTGGTTTTATAGAATGGCCATGATCAGAGGGAAGGGATTTGGAAGCCGGTGGCTGGGAGGCACTGTAGAGGTCCTGCTTGATCTGTGGCATGGATCCCAGTTGCTGTGACTCTATATCAACAGCACTAGCTGGTGGGATCTGACTGATTTTGGCACTTATACGCTGTGGGCCCTCCATTTTTTGGCCAGAATGACTCAACACCACCACTCCTTCTGACGTCTGAACTCGAAGTCCTGCACTAGAGCCTGTACTCAGAGACGTACTCTCAACAATATAACGACCAGCATTTCCACCTTCCTCTCCAACTGCCGGTCCATGATAAGTGCTGCTTTCTGCTAAGCTCGGCTGGTAAATCTGTTTTGGAGGTTGTTTGTCCAGAAAGGGATTTCCTATTGGAGCATTTGGCTTCTCTTCAGAGTCTGAAGGATTGCAAACTCTACTGATTACAGAGGTGGGAGTGGAAGCAATAACTGAAATTACTGACTTCTCACTGAAGATCTGCTTTGTTTCTGGAGATGGGATAGAAGCAGGCTGTCTGACTACAGGTGGGGCAGTAACTGATGCTTGCCTGTTATCTTGAGCAGCACTCTTGTTGGTTATCACATCTGGTGTCATCTCAATTTCTCTCACAGGAGGAGCATGACTGTTCCCAGATGATGGAATTTCTGGCAATGGAACAGCCCTGGGTTTGGATAGGATTTTGCGCACATCACCTGGGTGAGCATCGTGAACAGACGTGTCTGTGGGTAATGTTGGGCTCTCCATAGGTGCTACAGAGGTCAGTGGAGGAGAGAGGACCGCTGCTTCTTTTGGTGGAATACAACGGTCTGATGGGGACACGGACAGCCTACTTGGATGTGGTGACAAGTTTTTGCCGAGACAGATTCTTGTTGGAGATAATGAAGGTGATGAGCTGTCATATGAATAAGGCTGATTTCTGGATGAAGAGGGACTTCTGCTGATGGCTAGAGAGGATTTTGGAATATCAGACTCTGGCACCACGGGATCTGAATTAGGAGCTGTTAAACTCGCACTTGGCTTGGAAGAGGAAGTAATGACAACAGTGGTGCTCGTGGGCGATCTCTCTGTTAATGTTGGAAGTTCTGCAGGTATGACCTCAGGTGACTTCACAGAGGTGCTCTCAGCATCCAAAACTGCATCTTTGATAGGTTCCTTTTTGCTTCCAGCTGCCTTCTGACCTTTGGGTCTCTTCGAGGCTTTAGCTCTGCCCTTGCTGCCCTTTTTGGGAGTAGTTGCGGTGGGCTCCTCCTGAACACCAGCTGTTTTGACACGGGGGTCTGCAATTTTCAGATTAGGCCCTGGTGTTCGGACGTCAGGATCTGAATCTACAACAGATCTAATGATTTGTTCCTGTGGTACACTGCAAGGCGTGGTCTCTGATGTAATGGAATCAATAGCAGCGGCTAGCTCAGTCTCACTGGACGGATTAGCAGGCTTTTCTTCCAAGTCACGCTGTGGTTCTTCAGCAAGTCCACCTACTTGACGTTGTGCCTTCGCGGGGGTACTTTTAAACGGAAGAGGAGAAGAATCTTCTGTCAGCTTGGCAATATTCTCAACAGCTTGCTCCAGCTCCAGCTCTCGAGACAGTAAAGGTCCTTGTGGCTCAGTAGTTTTCGACAGAACTGGCGAAGCCaccttttcacttttaacatcCTCGTCTATCACATCACTTCCAAATGTAGTTTCTTGTAACTGGTCTTTGAAGGAAACACCAGGTGAACTCTTTTTGACAGAATCATCAATTCTCCCTGGTTCATCTTCACTGGTTTGAAGCATTGCCTTCACCTCGGTCACATCAAGCTGGATTCGAAGGTTTTTAAGAAAAAGCGAGCTTTCTTCAGTAATGAGTTTAGAACTTTCTGACATTTTTTCCAATCCAGATGCCAGTGACACATTCACTGGACTTAGTCCCTTCTGTGTATGGGGTGAATGTCTGCCTTTACACACTTTGGAAACTACCTCATCAGTGCTATCAAATTCCTTGGTCTCAGTTGATTTTGACCGTTCTACTTTTCCCACCAGCGCATCCTCTGCATGCCGCCTATTCTTTGGGGGACGACCCCGTTTGGAAGTTGTTGGGGCAACAAGGCTCTCCGCTGCATCTGATCCAGCATCTTTGTCTGCGCCACGTTTCCTTGCAACACGAGGAGATTCTGCATCTTTTACAGATTGAGGAGCAGATTCATCTTCAATTGGTGTAGCATAGACAGAACGTACGTTCCTACGCCTTGCCCTAACTGGCAGTGATGTTTGCTCTGTACCTTGCTCCAGATCCAAGCTGTGCACTGGAGATTTGTTGAGTGACTTTGAATCAGGCATTGCCTTAGATACCTCACCTCTGGGAGAAGATGAGcgtttcagtttttctttgtctATACGTTCACTTTTGCGGGTGCTTTGTTTGTCTGGAGTAGCAGGCAGGATGGCAGCTGCTGCTGGTACAGTGGGTGAGGTTTTAGCCTTTTTAGTTCTTGACTTTGGAGGAGGCGAAACGGCTTCTTCAACAGCACAGTGTTCAGTTCCTTTCTGTTCATCTGCACTGTTAGGTTCAGCTTCTACAACAGACTGCACAAGTTCTGTTTCAGGTTCTTCAGCAAGGACTTGCAGGGGAGAGGAGTTAAGTGGTTCAGGTGATTTCAATGACAGCTCAATTTTTGGTTGTTCATCATCATTTGTGAGCTGTTCTGTAACTTCTTCATGCCCACAGTCCACTTCATTAGTCTTAGGTGATGATTTCATCTCCTCAACTGGAGTTTTCGCCTCTAGGCAATCTGAGGAATTTAAGTCAACATTTTGCTCAATCAAAGGGTGTGGTGGCTGAGCTGAGGGTTCTTCAGGCTCTTGAGGTTCCTCTTTCACAGTAGGCTCAGGCAAAATATGGGATGCAACATCAGATATTTCCATTTCTACTGTTGCCAAAGATTCTCTAGGTGCTACAAGATGTGGGGATGCTAGAGGGGCCTGAACTGGACTAGTCTCTGGTGCATGAACGGAACCAATCGATT
Coding sequences within:
- the si:ch1073-335m2.2 gene encoding msx2-interacting protein isoform X3, with the protein product MVRETRHLWVGNLPEHVREEKIVEHFKRYGRVESVKVLRKRGSEGGVAAFVDFVDIKSAQKAHNAVNKMGDRDLRTDYNEPGSVPSAVRGLEDSSPSSSHGREVAGFSRGSVGPVYGPPVSLHTREGRYERRLDGSDSRERAYEHSPYGHHERGGSFDRPRHYNTDYYRDRSMFASAVSSSPGASSISGGFDTPESHFESRIRDSFTLSSSARRDPYREDRGRRADRTYHHRRSRSSHSSQSRHPSPQRSTGQNPKAPPSPKRTPVSPGRGPRSRSRSQSSSSDSVSSTSSTGSGSSDSNSSSSEGSRARSVQSAATHAPPPPPTLALDPDEPRRSFGIRVQNLPTRSTDTSLKDGLFHEFKKYGKVTSVQIHGALEERYGLVFFRQQEDQEKALGVSKGKLFFGMQIEVTAWNGPETESENEFRPLDGRIDEFHPKATRTLFIGNLEKTTNYQQLLDVFQRFGEIVDIDIKRVNGVPQYAFVQYSDIASVCKAIKKMDGEYLGSNRLKLGFGKSMPTACVWLDGLTSNITEQYLTRHFCRYGPVVKAVFDRLKGMALILYNNADFAQAAVRETKGWKIGGNKIKVDFASQESQMAFYRSMQASGQDIRDFYEIPTERRDDRRASYHDFAAERAYYENVRTPGIYTEDPRRDYSGRSRDRYAELDHYQGDHYDPRYNEDPREYRDYRDPFEDIRKYSYIQRERERERERFEADRSRWSPSQPRRTISPSASPSPSDRVSRDAERQVYRHSSERSGSCSSLSPPPPPPPPPSQFEKTEKSPVDFKVEEPERELEQTEAERVSATENRKRGRRKEKADREKGEKAKQRRGKVQSPSASHSEADREACPDLSGKLKVSDVEREERPKHKGDNELSPTDNVARVELQKGERLDQGKSESLDRDGKGKTKKHFKAESGSDGKDSLFDSNRLEARKRRFGDPSGKAVRHKKGRLDEDPGSSDFGPNPGFTKESDADVKTEKEAQKREHSKVKMTSHYSHREELDSSLRGTSQGPLVHPGESSEMEPIDSRSHPGQSLSRRTSTDVTSEKDQKARDEYLDNIDLSQSYRKQMEQNRRLRQQLQEPDKPGKPETLGLDAEDLEHRSLVHEVGKPPEDVTDNSSPIKSKKQEVFELDMSAKRERIYRTFRQKSEDPEWHNTNSPRFQHAPQQREEEYMDAHSQLIAKEPSRPDDNIQPDPELPDKPMHAPQMSKISTSQQDEQQRRWETRLKQDLLPDFSRSLEKRSLNPKFLDYGLWPDLEPGEVRSDSEEDRENKPNSPLPSTSVSFTGRHRTDRLTESKPTFPLERNKFRSFADDQAITPDTKALLERAKSLSSSREDNWSFLDCDSHFASLRSRKDTEKVEAAPRPTPSWYLKKKKIRSESDDKLDERKVDPKPEEQERRELFASRFLHSSIFEQDSRRLQHLERKHEEPEQHGVGCLYSQQGSAEGQPEPEPVVLFHSRFLEFTRLQQQKTKEQSHQVFKQGESTDETKLDKIEEEELEAQQPNATEANVIHQTEVKSIGSVHAPETSPVQAPLASPHLVAPRESLATVEMEISDVASHILPEPTVKEEPQEPEEPSAQPPHPLIEQNVDLNSSDCLEAKTPVEEMKSSPKTNEVDCGHEEVTEQLTNDDEQPKIELSLKSPEPLNSSPLQVLAEEPETELVQSVVEAEPNSADEQKGTEHCAVEEAVSPPPKSRTKKAKTSPTVPAAAAILPATPDKQSTRKSERIDKEKLKRSSSPRGEVSKAMPDSKSLNKSPVHSLDLEQGTEQTSLPVRARRRNVRSVYATPIEDESAPQSVKDAESPRVARKRGADKDAGSDAAESLVAPTTSKRGRPPKNRRHAEDALVGKVERSKSTETKEFDSTDEVVSKVCKGRHSPHTQKGLSPVNVSLASGLEKMSESSKLITEESSLFLKNLRIQLDVTEVKAMLQTSEDEPGRIDDSVKKSSPGVSFKDQLQETTFGSDVIDEDVKSEKVASPVLSKTTEPQGPLLSRELELEQAVENIAKLTEDSSPLPFKSTPAKAQRQVGGLAEEPQRDLEEKPANPSSETELAAAIDSITSETTPCSVPQEQIIRSVVDSDPDVRTPGPNLKIADPRVKTAGVQEEPTATTPKKGSKGRAKASKRPKGQKAAGSKKEPIKDAVLDAESTSVKSPEVIPAELPTLTERSPTSTTVVITSSSKPSASLTAPNSDPVVPESDIPKSSLAISRSPSSSRNQPYSYDSSSPSLSPTRICLGKNLSPHPSRLSVSPSDRCIPPKEAAVLSPPLTSVAPMESPTLPTDTSVHDAHPGDVRKILSKPRAVPLPEIPSSGNSHAPPVREIEMTPDVITNKSAAQDNRQASVTAPPVVRQPASIPSPETKQIFSEKSVISVIASTPTSVISRVCNPSDSEEKPNAPIGNPFLDKQPPKQIYQPSLAESSTYHGPAVGEEGGNAGRYIVESTSLSTGSSAGLRVQTSEGVVVLSHSGQKMEGPQRISAKISQIPPASAVDIESQQLGSMPQIKQDLYSASQPPASKSLPSDHGHSIKPQLNLSIKQDSALDKLESPYTPVQSGVVKRLQQTAGPSQVMGYHHAEYPMVMKHPKKGDESLSVDERVTPAWVPTISPALTPHLPSAAGNHVGFMSGTPTDRAPSLIQSKQEPRSPRKSGHPHSPFAKVSSPIGSSSPKGVSMVHPSGMPSLPQYVHHSEQSVIMPPHNAHGSIGRMSPHRVGPIGHLTQGEVRVNTPPLSMMNYGIHSESLGSSWPPGQQRPTSPQAVGNREMVLKVNPANARSLDGGEDEARRFHPTLGRPPAAQLKAESIPAEYRGALHSGLPLDRFNIAPRDMRVLMHHQQSDRPAAELHQGHMPPENQPASSTPTSMAASLSPRPQMLSKGVSEKDAAKISELKRAASPSAKEGMMAIRGAMPPIASPQRVQLMAAGGGASFNEYSPVYKNLRPAHSQFPDSSSLGISVPPSQGVQEPETNQSQAEAKVEPGGHQPVNMVQLLNKYPIVWQGLLALKNDTAAVQLHFLCGNKALGLRSLPVPESGGILRIVQRMRLEAQQLEGVTRRMTGETDFCLLLAMPCGLNQEDVLNQTQALKSAFINYLQAKLAAGIINVPNPGSNQPAYVLQIFPPCEFSEGHLSRLAPDLLSQISSISPHLMIVITSV
- the si:ch1073-335m2.2 gene encoding msx2-interacting protein isoform X2, translated to MVRETRHLWVGNLPEHVREEKIVEHFKRYGRVESVKVLRKRGSEGGVAAFVDFVDIKSAQKAHNAVNKMGDRDLRTDYNEPGSVPSAVRGLEDSSPSSSHGREVAGFSRGSVGPVYGPPVSLHTREGRYERRLDGSSDSRERAYEHSPYGHHERGGSFDRPRHYNTDYYRDRSMFASAVSSSPGASSISGGFDTPESHFESRIRDSFTLSSSARRDPYREDRGRRADRTYHHRRSRSSHSSQSRHPSPQRSTGQNPKAPPSPKRTPVSPGRGPRSRSRSQSSSSDSVSSTSSTGSGSDSNSSSSEGSRARSVQSAATHAPPPPPTLALDPDEPRRSFGIRVQNLPTRSTDTSLKDGLFHEFKKYGKVTSVQIHGALEERYGLVFFRQQEDQEKALGVSKGKLFFGMQIEVTAWNGPETESENEFRPLDGRIDEFHPKATRTLFIGNLEKTTNYQQLLDVFQRFGEIVDIDIKRVNGVPQYAFVQYSDIASVCKAIKKMDGEYLGSNRLKLGFGKSMPTACVWLDGLTSNITEQYLTRHFCRYGPVVKAVFDRLKGMALILYNNADFAQAAVRETKGWKIGGNKIKVDFASQESQMAFYRSMQASGQDIRDFYEIPTERRDDRRASYHDFAAERAYYENVRTPGIYTEDPRRDYSGRSRDRYAELDHYQGDHYDPRYNEDPREYRDYRDPFEDIRKYSYIQRERERERERFEADRSRWSPSQPRRTISPSASPSPSDRVSRDAERQVYRHSSERSGSCSSLSPPPPPPPPPSQFEKTEKSPVDFKVEEPERELEQTEAERVSATENRKRGRRKEKADREKGEKAKQRRGKVQSPSASHSEADREACPDLSGKLKVSDVEREERPKHKGDNELSPTDNVARVELQKGERLDQGKSESLDRDGKGKTKKHFKAESGSDGKDSLFDSNRLEARKRRFGDPSGKAVRHKKGRLDEDPGSSDFGPNPGFTKESDADVKTEKEAQKREHSKVKMTSHYSHREELDSSLRGTSQGPLVHPGESSEMEPIDSRSHPGQSLSRRTSTDVTSEKDQKARDEYLDNIDLSQSYRKQMEQNRRLRQQLQEPDKPGKPETLGLDAEDLEHRSLVHEVGKPPEDVTDNSSPIKSKKQEVFELDMSAKRERIYRTFRQKSEDPEWHNTNSPRFQHAPQQREEEYMDAHSQLIAKEPSRPDDNIQPDPELPDKPMHAPQMSKISTSQQDEQQRRWETRLKQDLLPDFSRSLEKRSLNPKFLDYGLWPDLEPGEVRSDSEEDRENKPNSPLPSTSVSFTGRHRTDRLTESKPTFPLERNKFRSFADDQAITPDTKALLERAKSLSSSREDNWSFLDCDSHFASLRSRKDTEKVEAAPRPTPSWYLKKKKIRSESDDKLDERKVDPKPEEQERRELFASRFLHSSIFEQDSRRLQHLERKHEEPEQHGVGCLYSQQGSAEGQPEPEPVVLFHSRFLEFTRLQQQKTKEQSHQVFKQGESTDETKLDKIEEEELEAQQPNATEANVIHQTEVKSIGSVHAPETSPVQAPLASPHLVAPRESLATVEMEISDVASHILPEPTVKEEPQEPEEPSAQPPHPLIEQNVDLNSSDCLEAKTPVEEMKSSPKTNEVDCGHEEVTEQLTNDDEQPKIELSLKSPEPLNSSPLQVLAEEPETELVQSVVEAEPNSADEQKGTEHCAVEEAVSPPPKSRTKKAKTSPTVPAAAAILPATPDKQSTRKSERIDKEKLKRSSSPRGEVSKAMPDSKSLNKSPVHSLDLEQGTEQTSLPVRARRRNVRSVYATPIEDESAPQSVKDAESPRVARKRGADKDAGSDAAESLVAPTTSKRGRPPKNRRHAEDALVGKVERSKSTETKEFDSTDEVVSKVCKGRHSPHTQKGLSPVNVSLASGLEKMSESSKLITEESSLFLKNLRIQLDVTEVKAMLQTSEDEPGRIDDSVKKSSPGVSFKDQLQETTFGSDVIDEDVKSEKVASPVLSKTTEPQGPLLSRELELEQAVENIAKLTEDSSPLPFKSTPAKAQRQVGGLAEEPQRDLEEKPANPSSETELAAAIDSITSETTPCSVPQEQIIRSVVDSDPDVRTPGPNLKIADPRVKTAGVQEEPTATTPKKGSKGRAKASKRPKGQKAAGSKKEPIKDAVLDAESTSVKSPEVIPAELPTLTERSPTSTTVVITSSSKPSASLTAPNSDPVVPESDIPKSSLAISRSPSSSRNQPYSYDSSSPSLSPTRICLGKNLSPHPSRLSVSPSDRCIPPKEAAVLSPPLTSVAPMESPTLPTDTSVHDAHPGDVRKILSKPRAVPLPEIPSSGNSHAPPVREIEMTPDVITNKSAAQDNRQASVTAPPVVRQPASIPSPETKQIFSEKSVISVIASTPTSVISRVCNPSDSEEKPNAPIGNPFLDKQPPKQIYQPSLAESSTYHGPAVGEEGGNAGRYIVESTSLSTGSSAGLRVQTSEGVVVLSHSGQKMEGPQRISAKISQIPPASAVDIESQQLGSMPQIKQDLYSASQPPASKSLPSDHGHSIKPQLNLSIKQDSALDKLESPYTPVQSGVVKRLQQTAGPSQVMGYHHAEYPMVMKHPKKGDESLSVDERVTPAWVPTISPALTPHLPSAAGNHVGFMSGTPTDRAPSLIQSKQEPRSPRKSGHPHSPFAKVSSPIGSSSPKGVSMVHPSGMPSLPQYVHHSEQSVIMPPHNAHGSIGRMSPHRVGPIGHLTQGEVRVNTPPLSMMNYGIHSESLGSSWPPGQQRPTSPQAVGNREMVLKVNPANARSLDGGEDEARRFHPTLGRPPAAQLKAESIPAEYRGALHSGLPLDRFNIAPRDMRVLMHHQQSDRPAAELHQGHMPPENQPASSTPTSMAASLSPRPQMLSKGVSEKDAAKISELKRAASPSAKEGMMAIRGAMPPIASPQRVQLMAAGGGASFNEYSPVYKNLRPAHSQFPDSSSLGISVPPSQGVQEPETNQSQAEAKVEPGGHQPVNMVQLLNKYPIVWQGLLALKNDTAAVQLHFLCGNKALGLRSLPVPESGGILRIVQRMRLEAQQLEGVTRRMTGETDFCLLLAMPCGLNQEDVLNQTQALKSAFINYLQAKLAAGIINVPNPGSNQPAYVLQIFPPCEFSEGHLSRLAPDLLSQISSISPHLMIVITSV